A single genomic interval of Lathyrus oleraceus cultivar Zhongwan6 chromosome 7, CAAS_Psat_ZW6_1.0, whole genome shotgun sequence harbors:
- the LOC127100832 gene encoding uncharacterized protein LOC127100832, giving the protein MEIKPGLSALVTGGASGIGKGLVLALAEKGVFITIVDFSEERGRQLASVVEKINTKFHPKLQRPSVIFVKCDVTNSRDLAAAFEKHVSTYGGLDICIVSAGIENPVPFDKDETDGTRSWRHTLNVNFIAVFDSTRLAIKSMAALKRPGVIINLGSASGLYPMYLDPIYSGSKGGVVMFTRALRLYKRQGIRVNVLCPEFVETEMGLKVDPKFLNMMGGFVPMEMVVKGAFELITDESKAGDCLWITNRRGLEYWPTPSEEAKYTIRSTRLRRRTEYKAPSIKLPESFEKIVVHTLTHNFRNATGLVRAPLRLPIKSNNVLVKIIYAGVNASDVNFSSGRYFGGNNNDTAARLPFDAGFEAVGIIAAVGDSVNDLKVGMPCAFMTFGGYAEFTEIPSKYALPVPRPDPEGVAMLTSGLTASIALDKAGQMESGKTVLVTAAAGGTGQFAVQLAKLAGNTVVATCGGGAKAKLLKELGVDRVIDYNSEDIKTVLRKEFPKGIDIIYESVGGDMLKLCLDALAVHGRLIVIGMISQYQGEKGWVPSKYPGLCEKLLSKSQAVAGFFLVQYSHMYQEHLDKLYDLYSKRKLKVAVDPKKFIGLNSVADAVEYLHSGKSVGKVVVSVDPAFVNQVAKL; this is encoded by the exons ATGGAGATCAAACCTGGCTTGTCAGCACTCGTCACTGGCGGTGCCTCTGGAATCG GTAAAGGTCTTGTTCTAGCTCTTGCAGAGAAAGGTGTATTTATAACAATTGTTGATTTTTCTGAAGAAAGAGGAAGACAACTAGCAAGCGTTGTTGAGAAGATTAATACAAAGTTTCATCCGAAGTTACAACGTCCATCTGTTATTTTTGTGAAATGCGATGTGACCAACTCCA GGGATCTGGCTGCTGCATTTGAGAAGCACGTTTCAACATATGGAGGACTAGACATTTGTATTGTCAGTGCGGGGATTGAAAACCCTGTACCGTTTGATAAGGATGAAACGGATGGCACTCGGTCGTGGAGACATACTCTTAATGTGAATTTTATTGCTGTTTTTGACAGTACTCGTCTTGCG ATTAAAAGCATGGCAGCGTTGAAAAGGCCTGGCGTGATCATCAATTTGGGTTCTGCTTCGGGTCTTTATCCAATGTATCTTGACCCTATCTATAGTGGCTCTAAAG GCGGTGTTGTTATGTTTACTAGAGCACTTCGTTTATACAAACGTCAAGGAATCCGAGTCAATGTGCTTTGCCCTGAG TTTGTTGAAACTGAGATGGGCTTAAAGGTGGATCCCAAATTCCTAAATATGATGGGGGGCTTTGTACCTATGGAAATGGTGGTGAAAG GTGCTTTTGAGCTCATCACGGATGAGAGTAAAGCCGGTGATTGCCTATGGATTACTAATCGTCGAGGTCTGGAGTATTGGCCAACCCCATCCGAAGAAGCAAAGTACACAATACGTTCTACACGTCTCAGGAGAAGAACTGAATACAAAGCTCCATCAATTAAACTACCAGAGAGTTTTGAGAAAAT AGTTGTTCATACCTTGACTCACAACTTTCGGAATGCTACCGGCTTAGTGAGAGCACCACTGAGATTACCTATCAAATCAAACAATGTTCTTGTTAAGATAATTTATGCTGGTGTAAATGCTAGTGAT GTAAATTTTAGCTCAGGCCGCTATTTTGGTGGCAATAACAATGATACTGCGGCTCGTCTTCCATTCGATGCAGGATTTGAG GCTGTGGGAATAATTGCAGCAGTTGGGGACTCGGTCAATGACTTGAAAGTTGGCATGCCGTGTGCATTCATGACTTTTGGAGGTTATGCTGAATTCACAGAG ATTCCTTCCAAATACGCCCTTCCAGTTCCTAGACCAGATCCAGAAGGTGTTGCCATGCTTACATCAGGATTAACAGCTTCAATTGCTCTAGATAAG GCAGGGCAGATGGAATCTGGAAAAACAGTCCTTGTTACTGCTGCAGCAGGAGGAACTGGTCAATTTGCCGTTCAG CTTGCAAAATTAGCAGGTAATACTGTGGTTGCCACCTGCGGAGGTGGGGCAAAGGCCAAGCTTCTGAAAGAGTTGGGAGTCGACAGAGTCATAGATTATAATAGCGAAGATATAAAAACG GTTCTAAGGAAAGAGTTTCCGAAAGGTATTGACATCATCTACGAGTCTGTTGGTGGTGACATGCTAAAATTGTGCTTGGATGCTTTGGCAGTCCATGGACGACTCATCGTCATTGGCATGATTTCTCAG TATCAAGGAGAAAAAGGCTGGGTACCGTCAAAATATCCTGGACTATGTGAAAAGCTCTTGTCGAAGAGTCAAGCCGTG GCTGGTTTTTTCCTGGTGCAATACAGTCACATGTATCAAGAACATCTTGATAAACTATATGACCTTTACTCTAAGAGAAAGCTAAAG GTTGCTGTGGATCCAAAGAAATTTATAGGCCTGAATTCTGTTGCAGATGCGGTTGAGTATCTCCATTCAGGCAAAAGCGTTGGGAAG GTGGTTGTAAGCGTCGACCCGGCCTTCGTCAATCAAGTAGCAAAATTATGA